A genomic stretch from Theobroma cacao cultivar B97-61/B2 chromosome 4, Criollo_cocoa_genome_V2, whole genome shotgun sequence includes:
- the LOC18601217 gene encoding protein FAR1-RELATED SEQUENCE 5, whose product MVKKFALQGHQWIDEIYKKKHMWAQSHLSGHFFGTIMSTSHCEGLNTFIASLAKERKTLLEFVRAIEDGIKNIRNNEIGEDYISIHTKPVSSQIFKDIEKHAASVYTGRAFKKFIDEMCLQQLFYHECRFDDEPSIRVYQLMKYGDLFERIRVEFHVDDENIKCSCLKFETDGIPCPHIIHVMILEQLNRIPLNLIMKRWTKNAKDDAPTVVDDNVDPKYQKMLRYASLSSHCNRLCHVASQFAETFNKARSEIANLTRRYEEMCKVNTDEISNLAEHVRDPTRVKVKGKVGAKFEGKKSHKNVAIVGCCLLDDNDVDVYERNKEVWPSQLGTLFGGDSSGNDIDKAVFLIVKSVKSDMYPDVVV is encoded by the exons ATGGTAAAAAAGTTTGCATTACAAGGACATCAATGGATAGATGAGATTTATAAAAAGAAGCATATGTGGGCGCAATCACACTTGAGTGGTCATTTCTTCGGAACAATTATGAGTACATCACATTGTGAAGGTTTGAATACTTTTATAGCTTCTCTTGCAAAAGAGAGGAAGACGTTATTGGAGTTTGTTAGAGCAATTGAAGATGGAATTAAAAATATTCGAAATAATGAGATTGGTGAAGATTACATATCCATCCATACAAAGCCAGTTTCAAGCCAAATTTTCAAAGATATTGAAAAGCATGCTGCAAGTGTTTATACAGGAAGAGCATTCAAAAAGTTTATAGATGAGATGTGCCTACAACAATTGTTTTACCATGAATGTCGCTTCGATGATGAGCCATCTATACGGGTGTACCAGTTGATGAAGTATGGAGATCTTTTTGAGCGAATACGTGTGGAGTTTCATGTAgatgatgaaaatataaaatgctCATGTCTTAAATTTGAAACAGATGGTATACCATGTCCACATATCATTCATGTGATGATTTTAGAGCAATTAAATAGGATCCCTTTGAATCTCATAATGAAAAGATGGACAAAAAATGCCAAAGATGATGCACCTACAGTTGTGGATGATAATGTTGATCCTAAATACCAGAAAATGCTACGGTATGCTTCTCTGAGCTCTCACTGTAATAGGTTATGTCATGTCGCTTCTCAATTCGCCGAGACATTTAACAAAGCAAGGAGTGAAATAGCTAATTTAACAAGACGATATGAAGAGATGTGCAAAGTCAATACAGATGAAATTTCTAATTTGGCAGAGCATGTTCGTGATCCTACTAGAGTGAAAGTTAAGGGCAAAGTTGGAGCTAAAtttgaagggaaaaaaagCCACAAAAATGTGGCAATTGTAGGATG TTGCCTTCTTGATGATAATGATGTTGATGTATATgagagaaataaagaagtatGGCCATCTCAATTGGGAACACTTTTTGGTGGTGATTCATCAG GCAATGATATTGATAAGGCTGTGTTCTTAATAGTTAAAAGTGTTAAGTCTGACATGTATCCTGATGTTGTAGTGTGA
- the LOC108661546 gene encoding protein FAR1-RELATED SEQUENCE 5-like: protein MENKENNLSDANYLHELSKDDILNLEFDDLEDVYKFYKAYACAMGFGVRKGSCRRNKDGIEVMKHFACSKEGHRAEKWEKLENRVREPKRSSRTDCKANIRVILNKDTGKWYVSHCELEHNHQMVNPAQICLIRSNRQIKVADVCEAKAVKVAGGIQNVGFTRKDFYNRMATERHVEVNDGDVQATLLYFGVKKEIDNGFYMKHTTYDDNKLKNLFRADSISRSDYACFGDVLAFDTTYKKNTFNLPLLVFIGVNRHHMTTIFALTLLTNEDAESYIWALTTFLECMMNKKPISVVTDGDRAMRKALKMVFPGV, encoded by the exons ATggagaataaagaaaataatttgtcAGATGCAAACTATTTGCATGAACTTTCAAAAGATGATATTCTAAATTTGGAGTTTGATGATTTAGAAgatgtttataaattttataaagcGTATGCTTGTGCAATGGGCTTTGGTGTTCGTAAAGGTAGTTGTAGGCGAAACAAAGATGGAATTGAAGTTATGAAGCATTTTGCTTGTTCGAAGGAAGGACATAGGgctgaaaaatgggaaaagcTAGAGAACCGGGTGCGAGAGCCTAAAAGGTCATCTAGAACAGATTGCAAGGCTAACATTCGGGTCATTCTAAACAAAGATACAGGAAAATGGTATGTTTCACATTGTGAACTTGAACATAATCATCAGATGGTAAATCCCGCTCAAATATGTTTAATTCGTTCGAATAGGCAAATTAAAGTAGCCGATGTCTGTGAAGCAAAAGCTGTGAAAGTTGCAG GGGGCATTCAAAATGTTGGTTTTACTCGTAAAGATTTTTATAATCGTATGGCAACCGAAAGACATGTTGAAGTCAATGATGGTGATGTTCAAGCGACGCTGTTATATTTTGgagtgaaaaaagaaatagataaTGGCTTCTACATGAAGCATACGACTTATGATGATAACAAATTGAAGAATTTATTTAGGGCTGATTCGATATCAAGATCAGATTATGCTTGTTTCGGTGATGTTTTGGCATTTGACACAACTTATAAGAAAAACACATTTAATTTGCCTCTTTTGGTTTTCATTGGTGTGAACCGTCATCATATGACCACCATTTTTGCATTAACATTGCTCACAAATGAAGATGCTGAAAGCTATATTTGGGCTTTGACCACATTTTTAGAATGTATGATGAATAAAAAGCCAATATCTGTGGTTACTGATGGAGACCGAGCTATGAGAAAGGCATTGAAAATGGTGTTCCCTGGAGTATGA